Part of the Paludisphaera borealis genome, GCATACGTCGAGGCGTCGACTAGCGGAGAATTCAACGAGTTCGTCGGCAACGACGGATCCGCCGTCCACCAGTTCGCCTTGTTGATGTCGCCCCACTCCCCCATGAGGCGGGAGACGTTGGTCCAGACCGCGTCGCCTTGGTACTGGTAGTTCACCAACAGGTTCACACCCACTCCGCTCAGCATCGCTCGATCCTCGAGCGTTTCGAGACGGGGGATCGAACGAACACGTCGAATACGCTTCAACATGACCACCTCAAAATCACAAGATGCGGTTTCGTCGCTGGGTGGCCCACACGCGGGCCGGATGAGACTCGTCGTCGATCGTCAGTGAAGCGCGCGGAACCAACGCGGCGGGCATGTGACGCCGGCGCGTTCGTTCACACAGTGATGAGAACAGTCAACCTATCCTCGGGCTTTCGTACGTGCATCTGAAAGCATGAAAGAGAACGAAGTCTATCAGTACGTCGATGAATATCAACAAGCCGGCTTATTTTGTCGATCCGTGCTTCGATCCATCAAATCATCTCATAACGCGAAACGAATGAATTCATTGTGAAGACGGCGCGTTCCACTGCCGCCGCGTCAGCAAAATTGCGCGGCCGGGTCCTCCAAACGATCCGCGGGAGCCGGGGGACTTCTCGGCGCGACCGGCGATGGGCGATAATCAACGGAGGAGTCACCCCGACACCGGTCGCGGCAAGCCGGTCCTCGGACGGTTTCTCGAAATCGACGCCTGGAGCGGGTTGCTCGGGAACTTTCGCGAGAGTAGGAGCGTCCAAGACCTTGATGACGCGGAACGTCGACGACCTCAGCCTTGTGCAGGCGTGTCGCGCAGGTCGGACCGAGGCCTACGGTCTTCTGGTCCGGCGCTGTCAGGACCGCCTCTTCCCGACGATCCTGCGCCTCATGGGCTCGCACGAAGACGCCCAGGACGTCCTTCAAGACGCCTTCGTCCGGGGGTTCGAGAAGCTCGATCAATACCACGGAGACAGTTCGTTCTACACCTGGATCTACCGGATCGCCGTTAACCTGGCGTTGACGCGGTTCCGCAGGCGACGTCTGCGCGGAGTCCTTCGGTTGTGGGAGCCGAACCGCGACCAGCTCGCTCTTGACCCGCCGGATCAGTCGCCCGGGGTCGATCCCGCGTTCGCGATGGAACAAGCCGAGCGCGAGGCGGTCGTCGCCGCCGCGCTCGGAGAACTCGCCCCGGAGCAACGCGCAGTGGTGGTCCTGAAAGACTTCGACGGCCGCCGTTACGAAGAAATCAGCGAAATCCTGAACATTCCAATCGGCACGGTGCGCAGCCGCCTCCACCGGGCTCGAAGTCAACTCCGCGATCGGCTGCGATCGCTCGTCGAGGACCCGGACCCGGCCCATCCCGACGTCGAGAGCGTGAGGCCCTGATGCGACGCCGAGGCGGAAACACCGGACTCTCCAAGACCACTCCGATTCCCATGGGGTCCCTTCGCCGTCCCAAGCCAGCGAACCCACTATCATGAGTATGGATCAAGACTCACTGTTGTCCGCCTTCCTTGACGGTCAGGTCGACCCGGATCAGAAACGACGCGCCGAGTCGGCCGTCGCCTCCGATCCCGCCGCGGCCGAAGCCCTGCATGCGTTCGCCGCCATCCGCGACCTGGTCGCCGGACTGTCTCGTCCGCCGGCGCCGGACGTCTCCGCCTCGGTTCTGAGCCGGCTCGCCGCGGACGCCGCGCGGCCTCGTCCCTGGAAAACCTGGGGGCCGTACGTGGGGCGCGGACTCGGCGCGGCCGGAATCGCGGCGAGCGTGGCGCTGGTCGTCGTCCTGGGGGGACAAACCCGATCCTGGAGGCTCGTCGAGCCGCCGCGAGTGGCCTCGACGCTCGTCGTCCCGGTTCCCGCTCCGGTTTCGACCGTGGCGACGCCCTCCGCGCGAACCGAGGTGGTCGCGACGGCTCAACCCAAGCCCGTCGGACCGGCCCCGATTTCAACGCCGGCCCCCGCCGTGACGGTCGTCGAGTCTCGGGTTGCCCAGCGCGACGATCCTCCGGGGTTCCGTGAGTTCTGGGCGACCGCCGGCCCTCGACGCGACTTCGCGGTGACCCCCGACGCGGGCGAATCGACGACCGCGACCGTGGCGACGCTGGTCGGGCAGTCCACCCATCGCGATTTCTACAAGATCGTGGTCCCCACCGGAGCCAACGGCGTTCCAGGCGATGAGGCGGCCGTCGCCTTCGCCGCAACCCTCGATCCCAACGAGTTCATGACTCTCCAGCGACGCCTCGAGTCGCATTTCGGGAAACGGGTCGAAGAGCGCGACGCCGACCCGGAAGTCTCGGCCCTGCTGGCGGACGTCGGCCAGGCGACGTCCTCTCCCGCAACGCCGGCGGCGGACGTTCTGGTCCCTCAGACCGGCGAACTCGCCCTCCGCGTTCGCTCCGGCTCGCCCGTTTCGAGCCGTCCGGAACCGGCCGAAGCCTCCAAGCGATCCGACAAGGGCCGAACTTCCCCCGCGCGGCCCGAGGACGCTCCGGCCGCTCCCGCTACTGCCGATCCCACCCGGCCCTCGCTCGTCCTGATCTGGATCGTCGGCCCCGCCCCAAGGTGACGGGTCGAGGCGGCGACGGCCGACGGCGGCGATGCGGCTTGACTTCGATTGACGGAACCATTCAACTTTGGGGGTCGTCCCACGAGGAGGGACTGCGTGGAAGGTCTCTTACTCCACGCATTGAAGATCCTATAGACTAGGCAACAGCTTGCGTGACGGCCGGCGTCGTCGCCGTGCGCCGAGTTATTCCCGGGGATTCACCTATCGTGTCCACCCAAGCCGAGGCGCCTAAGGTTCTCATCTCGCTGGCGACTTACAACGAGGCCGGCAACGTCGAGCCGCTGATCGAGAACATCCGCCAGTTCGCACCCGACGCCTCGATTCTGGTGATCGACGACAATTCCCCGGACGGCACCGGCGCGATCGCCGACGCAATGGCCGCGCGGCTCAAGAACGTCTTCGTGATCCATCGCAGCGGCAAGCTCGGTCTGGGGACCGCCACGCTCGAAGCGATGGCGTTCGCCATCGAGAACCGGTTCGACTACCTGCTGAACATGGACGCGGATTTCAGCCATCCGCCGAAGTTCATCCCCGACCTGCTGGCCGGAATGGCCGATCATGACGTCATGATCGGGTCGCGGTACGTGCCCGGGGGGGGCGTCGAAGGCGAGTTCAACCTCAAGCGGAAGTTCATGAGCACGGGCATCAACATGTACGCGCGGACGTTTCTGGGGCTGACCAACCGCGACAACAGCGGCGCGTTCCGCTGTTACCGCGTCAGCAAGCTCGCGGAGATGGACTTCTCGAAGATCCGCTCGCGCGGGTATTCGTTCCAGGAAGAGATCCTCTACTGGTGCAAGAAGGTCGGCTGCCGCTTCGGCGAGACGCCGATCTTGTTCATGAACCGCCGCTCGGGCATGTCGAAGATCAACTCGCGCGAGGCCGCGGCGGCGATCTGGATCATCTTTCGGATCGGCGTGGCAAGGCTCGTCGGTCGCGCCTGAACCTCGCCCGACTCGTCGTCCGCCGTCACCGTCGCGGTTCGGCCGCGTAGGGTCAGGGGCGGCTTTCACGAACACGTTTCCGCAAGGGATGAATCGCTCGATGATCGACGTGCAACGAGTCTCGAAGAACTACGGTTCGATTCGAGCGCTCGACCAGATCTCTTTTGAGATGGGGAAAGGCGAGATCGCCGGCCTGCTCGGTCCCAACGGGGCGGGCAAGACGACGACGATGCGCATCCTCACCACCTACCTGACGCCCACCAGCGGCAAGGCGGTGCTCTGCGGACACGACGTCCTCGACTCGCCGATCGAGGTCCGTCGGTCGATCGGCTACCTGCCCGAGAACGTGCCGCTGTACACCGAGATGCGGGTCCGCGAGCTGCTCCACTTCCGGGCCAAGCTCAAGGACGTCCCCCGGTCGAAGCGGCGGCGGGCCGTCGCCGAGGTGGTCTCCCGGTGCGGGCTGGCCGACGTCGAGAACCGGATCGTGGGCAACCTCTCGCGCGGGTATCGCCAACGCGTCGGGCTGGCCGACGCGTTGGTCCACGACCCGCCGATCCTGATCCTCGACGAGCCCACCGCGGGGCTCGACCCGATCCAGATCCGCGAGGTCCGGGCCTTGATCCGCGAGCTGGGCGACCGCCACACGGTCCTGCTCTCGACCCATATCATGTCGGAGGTCGAAGCGGTTTGCAGTCGCGTGGTCATCATCGCCCGGGGGCGGATCGCCCTCGACGAGCGGCTCGAGAACCTCCGGCACGACACCGCGCTCGTCGTCGAGGCGCGGGGCCCGGCCGACGCGATCCGGAACGCCCTGGCGGCCGTCCCCGGAGTTGAACGGGTTCGGACGACCGGCGAGCACGACGGCGTGGCGGAGTTCGAGGTCCAGACCCGCGAGGGGGACGACCCCCGCGAGGAGATCTCCCGACGGCTGGCGGCCAACGGCTGGCCGCTGCGGACGCTCGACGCCCGCCGCAGCTCGCTGGAAGAGCGATTCATCGACGCCGTCACGCGATCGAGCCTGTCGGTTCACGAGAAGGAGGCGGTCTGAAAGCCTTATGAGACATGTACCCGCCCTCCTCGCCCGCGAGCTGAGCGCCTATTTCTGGGGGCCGACGGCCTACCTGGTGATGCTCGCCTTCCAGATCATCGCCTTCATGAATTTTTGGGAGCTGGTCGACGCGCTCAGCCAGCCCCAGAGCGAGTTCTCGAACCTTCGCGATCCGATGAGCGCGTACATCTCGGGGAGCACGCCCTTCTGGGTCGCGATCATGGTCGCCGTCCCGGCGCTGACGATGCGGCTGTTCGCCGAGGAGAAGCGGTCCGGGACGATCGAGACGCTGCTGACGGTCCCGGTCACGGAAGGCGAGATCGTCATCGCCAAGTGGCTCGCTGGGGTCGTCATGTACGTGGTGTTGCTGGCGCCGTTCGCCCTCTATCTGCCGTTCCTCTACTATCAGGCGCGATTCTACTTCGACGTCGGCCCGGTCGTCAGCCTGGGCGTCGGCCTGGCGACGATGGGCATGATGTTCGTCGCGATCGGGGTCTTCTTCAGCGCGCTGACGAAGAACCAGGTGGTCGCGGCGATTTGGACGTTCGTGGTCCTGTTCCTGTTGGTGGTCATGACGCTGCTGGCCTATTTCTACGGGGCGAGGCAGCAGGCGGGCTGGGCCGAGGCGGCGCGGCACGTCGCGATCCTCTACCAGGTCCAGAGCTTCGGCCTGGGGCGAGTCGACCTGAGGACCGTCGCGCTTCAGCTTTCGGTGTGCGTGTTCGTGTTGTACGCCACGACGATGATCTTCGCCGCGCGGCGAGGACGTTGATCGAAACGCTCAAGGGTGGAGGATCGATCGAGCCGCGATGCTTTCAGGTCTATCGATGTTCTTGAACCGCGCTGAAATCTGGGTGGGCGCGCTGGCGGTCGCGGCGTTCCTGGTCCTGTACTGGACGCTCCGTGGAGCGCCCCCGGGCCAGAGCGCGACGGCCGAGGACGACGACGACGCCCCGCGCTCGGGGTATCGCGACCGCGTGATCGCCGCCGTCGTGACGGGCCTGCTCTTGATCCTCGCCGGTGCCTACGTTGCGGCGACTCGGGGGGTCCCGTGGTCGCTGCCGCTCTTCGCGCTGGGGTTCGGCATGGTGCTCGCCCTCGCGATGGTCAATCAGCGGTACCGGCATTCGAGCCCCAGCCTGCGGCGCACGATCGAGTACTCGAACGCGATCCTCAACACGGCGCTCCTGGCGGGCGTGCTGATCGTCGCCAACGTCATCGCCTTCCGCTACGGCGGCCACGTCATCGACCTGACCCGCGAGCGGGCGTACTCGCTCTCGTCGCTGACGATGAACCAGGTCGGCAGTCTCGATCGTCCCTTGACGTTCCACCTGATCTACGGGCGAGGCGCCCGGGCGGGGCGGCAGCTCGACCGGATCGCCCAGTTGCTCGAACTCTACCGAACCGCCCGGCCCGACATGGTCAAGATTGAGAGCGTCAACCCGTTCACCGACCTGGAGCGGACCGAAGACCTCGCCAAGCGCGCTCCCGACCTGGCGGTGATGCAAGGGGGGGGCGTCCTGATCGAGTTCGGCGAAGGGGAAGACGCCAAGTACGTCGCGGTCGGCGGTCAGGAGATGTTCGACGCCCCTCCGCCCGAGCGGTCCCCCGCGAGCCTCGACCGCTTCGAGTCGACGTTCAAGGGGGAGGACGCCCTGACCTCGGCCTTGATCCGGATTCGCGAGGGCCGGA contains:
- a CDS encoding RNA polymerase sigma factor, whose amino-acid sequence is MTRNVDDLSLVQACRAGRTEAYGLLVRRCQDRLFPTILRLMGSHEDAQDVLQDAFVRGFEKLDQYHGDSSFYTWIYRIAVNLALTRFRRRRLRGVLRLWEPNRDQLALDPPDQSPGVDPAFAMEQAEREAVVAAALGELAPEQRAVVVLKDFDGRRYEEISEILNIPIGTVRSRLHRARSQLRDRLRSLVEDPDPAHPDVESVRP
- a CDS encoding polyprenol monophosphomannose synthase, with the translated sequence MSTQAEAPKVLISLATYNEAGNVEPLIENIRQFAPDASILVIDDNSPDGTGAIADAMAARLKNVFVIHRSGKLGLGTATLEAMAFAIENRFDYLLNMDADFSHPPKFIPDLLAGMADHDVMIGSRYVPGGGVEGEFNLKRKFMSTGINMYARTFLGLTNRDNSGAFRCYRVSKLAEMDFSKIRSRGYSFQEEILYWCKKVGCRFGETPILFMNRRSGMSKINSREAAAAIWIIFRIGVARLVGRA
- a CDS encoding ATP-binding cassette domain-containing protein, whose amino-acid sequence is MIDVQRVSKNYGSIRALDQISFEMGKGEIAGLLGPNGAGKTTTMRILTTYLTPTSGKAVLCGHDVLDSPIEVRRSIGYLPENVPLYTEMRVRELLHFRAKLKDVPRSKRRRAVAEVVSRCGLADVENRIVGNLSRGYRQRVGLADALVHDPPILILDEPTAGLDPIQIREVRALIRELGDRHTVLLSTHIMSEVEAVCSRVVIIARGRIALDERLENLRHDTALVVEARGPADAIRNALAAVPGVERVRTTGEHDGVAEFEVQTREGDDPREEISRRLAANGWPLRTLDARRSSLEERFIDAVTRSSLSVHEKEAV
- a CDS encoding ABC transporter permease, giving the protein MRHVPALLARELSAYFWGPTAYLVMLAFQIIAFMNFWELVDALSQPQSEFSNLRDPMSAYISGSTPFWVAIMVAVPALTMRLFAEEKRSGTIETLLTVPVTEGEIVIAKWLAGVVMYVVLLAPFALYLPFLYYQARFYFDVGPVVSLGVGLATMGMMFVAIGVFFSALTKNQVVAAIWTFVVLFLLVVMTLLAYFYGARQQAGWAEAARHVAILYQVQSFGLGRVDLRTVALQLSVCVFVLYATTMIFAARRGR